CATTCCAGCCACAACGGCAGCCATCGCAGGAAATCCTAAACCGACTAAAAGCGGGACGGCTACAGCAGCAGGCGTTCCAAAGCCAGCGGAACCTTCAATGAATGAACCGAATAACCAGGCAACTATAATAACCTGAATTCTTCTGTCTGGTGATATGCCAATAAAACCTTCGCGGATTGTTTTGATTCCGCCGCTCTCCTGCAGAGTATTTAACAGCAGGATCGCCCCAAATATAATGTAGAGCAGCGTAGCCGCCACAACTAATCCGTTAACGGAAGCAGCCGCGACTGTTGCGCCTGGAATCTGCCAGACAAAGAGTGCCAGCAGAACAGCGACTATGTAAGAAATCGGCATAGCTTTACTCGCTGGCCACCTGAGTCCAACAAGAAAAATTCCAACAGCAACAATCGGCATTAACGACAATATTGCTAAGGTTCCAGTATTCATTTTTCACCCTCCATTTTTGTTTGGTACCAGGTACCGACAGACAGTCATATGGTACCCGGTACCGATACTAATAGGTACCTGTCACCTGGATCAATCACTGCCTGGTACAGCTACAGAAGTCTTCACCAGCTTATTCCTCAGCGTCCCAATTTCATCAATTTTACATTCCACCACATCCTTTTTTTGAACAAAATGGGCACCCAGCGGACTTCCAGTTAGAATACAGTCTCCAGGTTTTAAGGTCATCACTTTGGATAAATAGGAAATCATCTCGGCTAATGGTACGATCATTAGAGAAGTCGGGCTGTTCTGTTTCTCTTCGTCATTTATATTTGCTTTTACGGAAATCTGAGAAGGATCGAGTTCTGTTTCAATACACGGGCCGATCGGCGTAAACGTATCAAAGGATTTCCCTAACGTCCAATGTCCGTCTTCATGGAAAAACTGAGGAGCGGTAATATCGTTCCCGATCGTATAACCAAACACATAATCGAGCACATTTTCTTTCTCTACATTCCTCATCTCTTTCCCTATGACCACCGCAAGCTCCGATTCAAACTTCACTTCATCAATCAAGTCAGGGATCTGAACGTCGGCTTCCGGACCGACTACCGAAGAAGAAGGTTTAAAGAAGAAAACCGGGAGCTCGGGAAGCTTTTCTGGAAGCTCTTCCTCACTGCCTACATAGTTCGCTCCAATTCCAATCACTTTACTCGGTTCGATAGGAGCCAGCAGCTTTGCCTGATTTTCGGGAACGATTTCGCCCGTATACTCCCATTCATTAAAGATATCTCCGGCGATGATGTGAATTCCTTCCTGGCTTAGTTCTCCGTAGTAAGTCGTATTTTCATAGATAAAGCGTACAAGTTTCATAGTAAATCCTCCTCATCATTTTACAGCCACAGTGTCCTTAACTATTTTCTTAACGTCCATACAGCGGCTTGGTGTTGGGAAAAGTTTGCCTTTATTTAAAAGATCATCCGGGTTAAAAACGTCTCTTACCTGTGTCTGGGCATCGAGCTCTTCATCAGTGAAAATGAAGCGCATTTCTTCTTTTTTCTCGATACCAACTCCATGCTCTCCTGTAATTGAGCCGCCCACATCTGCGCAGGCTTTTAAACAAGCGGTACCGGCTTCCAGCGCTTTTTCCGTCTCTCCGGGTATCCGGGAATCAAATAAAATCAGCGGGTGGAGGTTTCCGTCACCTGCGTGAAAAATATTCGCGATTCTTAAACCAGATTCTTTACTGATCACGGAAATTTGTTCAAGTACTTCAGGCAGACGACTCCTCGGAATCACACCGTCCTGTACGAGATAATCAGGCGATATTGCCCCCATAGCCCCAAATCCGGTTTTACGGTTGGCCCACCACTTGCCTCTTTCTTCCTCGCTCTGAGCAACTTTGACTTCTCTTACATTCCTGGCTTTGCAGACAGTCAGGATCTGCTCAATTTGTTCATCAATGCCGGCCATAATGCCGTCGACTTCAATCAACAGCAGCGCTTCAATATCTCTTGGGTGCCCGACTGGAAAAGCTCCGGCTTCAACCCCCTCAATCGCTGTTTTATCCATCATTTCAAGTGCTGCAGGGACAATGCCGGCAGATATGATGCCTGAAACCGCCTGGCTCCCTTCTTCCACATTGTCAAAATAGGCGAGCACCGTCTGTTTGCCTTCTGGGTTTTTTAAAATTCTTACGGTGATTTTTGTGACGATTCCAAGTGTTCCTTCAGAACCGGTCAATAGCCCCATCAAATCATACCCAGGGGCATCCGGCACTCCGCCTTCACTAATTTCGATTATTTCTCCGTTTGGCAGAACAACTTCAAGGCCAAGAATGTGGTTGGTCGTCACTCCGTATTTCAGACAGTGGGCACCTCCTGCATTCTCCGCAACATTGCCCCCAATCGTACACACATACTGGCTGGAAGGGTCAGGTGCATAATAGTAACCCTTGTCCGCAATCGAATTTGTCAGTTTTAGATTTACGAAACCTGGCTGAACAACGGCCTGCCGGTTTTCAAAGTCAACACTGAGCAGATTCCTCA
This window of the Halobacillus sp. Marseille-Q1614 genome carries:
- a CDS encoding fumarylacetoacetate hydrolase family protein, giving the protein MKLVRFIYENTTYYGELSQEGIHIIAGDIFNEWEYTGEIVPENQAKLLAPIEPSKVIGIGANYVGSEEELPEKLPELPVFFFKPSSSVVGPEADVQIPDLIDEVKFESELAVVIGKEMRNVEKENVLDYVFGYTIGNDITAPQFFHEDGHWTLGKSFDTFTPIGPCIETELDPSQISVKANINDEEKQNSPTSLMIVPLAEMISYLSKVMTLKPGDCILTGSPLGAHFVQKKDVVECKIDEIGTLRNKLVKTSVAVPGSD
- a CDS encoding FAD-binding oxidoreductase — translated: MFGKKKKQIYKDVHIKRLAEIVGDKEILFEKEDLVSYDSDGFTVHKALPRAVVFPKNTDEVADIVRYCANHHIPFLARGAGTGLSGGAIPLNEEVIISLSKMRNLLSVDFENRQAVVQPGFVNLKLTNSIADKGYYYAPDPSSQYVCTIGGNVAENAGGAHCLKYGVTTNHILGLEVVLPNGEIIEISEGGVPDAPGYDLMGLLTGSEGTLGIVTKITVRILKNPEGKQTVLAYFDNVEEGSQAVSGIISAGIVPAALEMMDKTAIEGVEAGAFPVGHPRDIEALLLIEVDGIMAGIDEQIEQILTVCKARNVREVKVAQSEEERGKWWANRKTGFGAMGAISPDYLVQDGVIPRSRLPEVLEQISVISKESGLRIANIFHAGDGNLHPLILFDSRIPGETEKALEAGTACLKACADVGGSITGEHGVGIEKKEEMRFIFTDEELDAQTQVRDVFNPDDLLNKGKLFPTPSRCMDVKKIVKDTVAVK